A section of the Candidatus Effluviviaceae Genus I sp. genome encodes:
- a CDS encoding dTDP-4-dehydrorhamnose 3,5-epimerase family protein: protein MGADNRGAGSGPRGLPSGVRAKRLIHGVEHKALRPIPDERGYLMEMLRADDAIFRKFGQVYLSVVYPGVVKGWHYHKVQTDYFVIVKGMVKVVLYDDRPDSPTRGEVNEFFMGETNPLLITIPPGVLHGMKAVGAEPGFLVNCPTEPYDYGSPDEYRVDPHDPSVPYDWTAKDG from the coding sequence ATGGGTGCCGACAACCGGGGCGCGGGCTCGGGGCCGCGGGGGCTCCCCAGCGGCGTCAGGGCGAAGCGGCTCATCCACGGCGTGGAGCACAAGGCGCTCCGGCCGATCCCGGACGAGCGCGGGTACCTCATGGAGATGCTGAGGGCGGACGACGCGATCTTCAGGAAGTTCGGGCAGGTGTACCTGTCGGTCGTCTATCCGGGCGTCGTGAAGGGGTGGCACTACCACAAGGTGCAGACCGACTACTTCGTCATCGTGAAGGGCATGGTGAAGGTCGTGCTGTACGACGACCGTCCCGACTCGCCCACGCGCGGCGAGGTCAACGAGTTCTTCATGGGCGAGACGAACCCGCTCCTCATCACGATCCCGCCCGGCGTGCTGCACGGGATGAAGGCCGTGGGCGCGGAGCCCGGGTTCCTCGTGAACTGCCCGACGGAGCCGTACGACTACGGCTCGCCGGACGAGTACCGGGTGGACCCGCACGACCCGAGCGTGCCGTACGACTGGACGGCGAAGGACGGCTAG